The DNA region CGAACTGTGCGCCGCCTCGCACGTGCCAGAACGAGACCCGGCCGGCCCGCTCCAGCCGGTCCTCCGGCGAGCGCAGCGGCTCCTCCAGGGAGTCGAACGGCGCCACCACGCAGGCCACCGGCTCGCCGGGTGCGATGCCCAGCGCGGCGGCTGCCTCGTCGATGAGCTCCGGCTGGGCGTGACCGTCCACCAGACGGTCCAGCAGGCCCTGCTGCCGCTGCAGGTCCCGGCGCGCCAGTCGCGCGCTCTCCCGGCGGTGGGAGTCGATGAGCACGGCGTTCTGCACGTCCAGGGCGTGCCAGAGACGTTGGCCCGCGATCAGCAGCACGTGGTCGTCCAGGCCCAGCTCGTCCCGGTCCAGGTCGAGCAGCGCCTCCCACATCACCCGGGTGCCCAGCGTGTAGGCGTTGAGGACCAGCTCCATCGAGATGCCCTGCCGGGCCCGCCGCCGCCCGGTCTCCCGCCACACGTCGGCCGGCCGGTGCTCGGGGTCGTCCTGGTCGGCCAGGGTGCGCAGGCCGCGTCGTACGTGCTCGCGGGTGTTGTGCACGACGTCGGCCTTGAGCGCCGGATCGGCCCGCTCGAACCAGACCGGGTCGTTGTGCTCGAGCATCGCGGTGATCGAGTCCGCGATCTCGTCGGCGCGGGGGATCAGCGTCGCCCAGGCGCGCTGCAACCGGGCCTCCAGCTCGGCGTCGACGGTGGCCGGTGCGGGCAGGGGAGCGGGGCGGGGCCCCACGATCCCGGTGCGTGACATGCGCCACAGCGTTGCACCGAATGCACAGTGCCGCCAAGAGGGCTCCCGCGGTTCGCGGCGGTTCGCACCACTCACTTTGGGCAGTTCGTCCATACCCCTGGTTTGTGCAGATCGTCCAGAGTGAGGGACGCCACATCACGACCGCCGAACGGTTCTCACCCGGACCCGGAGGTCGTCCCCGCTGGAAGCAGCGTCGCCGGCCGATCGGCCGGCGGTCCCCGATCCGCCGATCCGCCGATCCGCTGCGCCTCCCGTCCACCTCCACTGCACGCGCCCCGCTGCGCCAGCCCACCAGGAGATCCCGTGTCCACCACTGCGACGAGCACCCCGCTGTTCGGGATGCACGGCGTCACCGTGACCTTCGGCGGTCTGACCGCGCTCGCCGACGTCGACCTCGACGTCGAGCCCGGACAGGTCCTCGGCGTGATCGGCCCCAACGGCGCCGGCAAGACCACGCTCTTCAACGTCGCCTGCGGCTTCATCCGTCCCGACGCCGGCGCGATCAGCTGGCGGGGCCAGGACGTCGGCCGGCTGCGGCCGCACCGCCTCGCCTCGCTCGGGATCGCCCGCACGCTGCAGGGCCTGGGCCTGTTCGACCACATGAACGTGCTGGACAACGTCGTCGCCGGGGCCGACCGGTGGGCCTCCAGCGGCTTCTGGGCCGACCTCCTGGCGCTGCCCCGCAGCGGCCGGGACGAGCGTGCCCTGCGCGAGCGGGCGATGGATGCGCTCTCCGAGCTCGGCATCGCCGAGCACGCCGCCCGCTACCCGGGCTCGATGCCCTATGGCCTGCGCAAGCGGGTGGCGCTGGCCCGGGCCCTGGTCGCCGAACCGGACCTCTTGATGCTGGACGAGCCGGCCAGCGGGCTCTCCGAGGCCGAGATGGCCGACCTCGGCGAGCTGATCGCCGGCCTGCGCGGCCGGATGTCGGTGATGCTCGTCGAGCACCACATGGACCTGGTGATGAGTGTCTGCGACTCCCTGGTGGTCCTGGACTTCGGCCGGGTGATCGCCCGCGGTCGGCCCGACGAGGTGCGCGACGACCCGGCGGTGCTCGCCGCCTACCTCGGCGTCGAGGTCGACCACGACCGGCACGGTACGACGGGGGAGGCGGGCCGATGACCAGCCTGACCGTGCACGGACTCGGCGTCAGCTACGGCCCGGTCCGCGCCCTGGACGGCGTCGGCTTCGAGGTGCCCGGCGGGATCACCGCCGTGCTCGGCGCGAACGGCGCGGGGAAGACGACGCTGCTGCGCACCCTCTCCGGCCTGGTCGCCCCCACCGCCGGGACCGCGCGCCTCGACGACATCGACCTGCTGCGCACCCCCGCCGAGGAGATGACCCGGGTGGGGCTGGCCCACGTCCCGAGGGACGCGGCGTGATCGCCGAGCTCACCGTCGCGGAGAACCTGCACCTCGGTGCGCTGGGCGCTCGGGCCGCCCGGCGCGGCGCGGACCGCCGGTTCGACCTGGCGCGGGTCTACGACCTCTTCCCGGTGCTGGGGGAGCGGGCCGGTCAGACCGCGCACACCCTCTCCGGTGGCGAGCGACAGATGCTGGTGGTCGGCCGGGCGCTGCTCGCCGAGCCGTCCATCCTGCTCCTCGACGAGCCCTCCCTCGGCCTCGCACCGCGCGTGGTGGCGCAGATCTTCGCGCTGATCCGCGACCTCGTCGACCAGGACGGCCTCACCGTGCTGCTCGCCGAGCAGAACGCCCGCAGCGCGCTGTCGATCGCCGACCGCGCGCTGGTCCTCGGCCTGGGCCGCGTCGTCGTCGACGAGCCGGCCGCCACCCTCGCCGGCGACGACCGGCTCCGACACGCCTACCTCGGCGCCTGAGACGACGCGCTCATCCGACTGGAGGACACACCCCGTGCAACAGCTGTTGACCACCACCTTGAGCGGACTGACGCTCGGGTTCGTCTACGCCGCGTTCGCGCTGGCGCTGGTGATGATCTGGCGATCCACCCGGATCGTGAACTTCGCCCAGGCGCCGATGGCGATGATCACCGCCTACGTGGCGCTGGTCCTGATCGACGCCGGCTACTCCTACTGGATCGGGTTCGCCGCCGCGCTGCTGGCCGGCTTCGCGCTCGGCGCCCTGGTGGAGTGGCTGGTGATCCGCCGGGTCGACGCGAGCAACCCGATCAACCCGGTGATCCTGACCCTCGGACTCTTCATCGTCTTCCACTCGCTGGCCGCACTGGTCTTCGGGTCGCGGTTCCGCTCCTTCCCGGCTCCGTTCGGGGTACGCGGGTTCGAGGTCGGTGACGTGACCATCGCGCTGACCGGCTT from Nocardioides sambongensis includes:
- a CDS encoding ATP-binding cassette domain-containing protein translates to MIAELTVAENLHLGALGARAARRGADRRFDLARVYDLFPVLGERAGQTAHTLSGGERQMLVVGRALLAEPSILLLDEPSLGLAPRVVAQIFALIRDLVDQDGLTVLLAEQNARSALSIADRALVLGLGRVVVDEPAATLAGDDRLRHAYLGA
- a CDS encoding ABC transporter ATP-binding protein, whose translation is MSTTATSTPLFGMHGVTVTFGGLTALADVDLDVEPGQVLGVIGPNGAGKTTLFNVACGFIRPDAGAISWRGQDVGRLRPHRLASLGIARTLQGLGLFDHMNVLDNVVAGADRWASSGFWADLLALPRSGRDERALRERAMDALSELGIAEHAARYPGSMPYGLRKRVALARALVAEPDLLMLDEPASGLSEAEMADLGELIAGLRGRMSVMLVEHHMDLVMSVCDSLVVLDFGRVIARGRPDEVRDDPAVLAAYLGVEVDHDRHGTTGEAGR
- a CDS encoding ATP-binding cassette domain-containing protein, with translation MTSLTVHGLGVSYGPVRALDGVGFEVPGGITAVLGANGAGKTTLLRTLSGLVAPTAGTARLDDIDLLRTPAEEMTRVGLAHVPRDAA